The following proteins are encoded in a genomic region of Pikeienuella piscinae:
- the xdhA gene encoding xanthine dehydrogenase small subunit has translation MSATLTFLLNGEEVEAPDAAPTETLLDFLRYRRGLTGTKEGCAEGDCGACTVVVREIAPDGALRRRTANACIQLLPMLHGREVVTVEGLGGDHPVQRAMAEGHGSQCGFCTPGFVMSLWHGYETGAPVDPASVADQIAGNLCRCTGYGPILAAASTARATPAVKADADAALMRLETLRKRLDGALDHRSAAGRFIAPRSADALAVLIERHPEATILAGATDIGLWITKSGFRPETLIWLGDCADLDRIEDSEAGLSFGAAVSHERAMTALGGLAPDLGELWRRFASAQVRAAGTLCGNIANGSPIGDAAPALIVLGAEVTLRKGATRRSLPLEEFFIEYGKQDLAPGEFVESVLVPRPADPMDMRCYKVSKRFDQDITAVLAAIHMRLAGGCVEHARIAFGGMAGTPKRARAAEAALLGRALDEAAIEAAVRALGADFRPMDDHRASAAYRMKVAGNLLRKYLVERGAGDQRVTGRGRASPLAMASS, from the coding sequence ATGAGCGCGACGCTGACATTCCTGTTGAACGGCGAGGAGGTGGAGGCCCCGGATGCGGCCCCGACCGAAACGCTGCTCGATTTTCTCCGCTATCGGCGCGGGCTGACGGGCACAAAGGAAGGCTGCGCCGAAGGCGATTGCGGCGCCTGCACCGTGGTCGTTCGTGAAATCGCCCCTGACGGCGCGCTTCGGCGGCGGACAGCGAACGCCTGCATCCAGCTTCTGCCGATGTTGCATGGCCGCGAGGTGGTGACGGTGGAGGGCCTCGGCGGCGATCATCCGGTGCAGCGCGCGATGGCTGAAGGTCACGGCAGCCAGTGCGGCTTCTGTACGCCGGGCTTCGTCATGAGCCTCTGGCATGGATACGAGACTGGAGCGCCCGTCGACCCCGCGTCCGTCGCCGATCAGATCGCCGGGAATCTTTGCCGCTGCACCGGCTATGGCCCCATCCTCGCCGCCGCGTCGACCGCCCGGGCCACGCCGGCGGTGAAAGCCGATGCGGACGCGGCGCTGATGCGGCTCGAGACGCTCCGCAAACGGCTCGACGGTGCGCTTGACCATCGAAGCGCGGCCGGCCGGTTCATCGCGCCGCGGAGCGCCGATGCGCTCGCTGTTCTGATCGAGCGGCATCCGGAAGCAACAATTCTCGCCGGGGCGACCGATATCGGCCTCTGGATCACCAAATCGGGCTTTCGACCGGAGACCCTAATCTGGCTGGGTGATTGCGCCGATCTCGACCGGATCGAAGACAGCGAGGCCGGGCTTTCTTTCGGCGCCGCGGTCAGCCACGAACGGGCGATGACTGCGCTTGGCGGTCTGGCGCCCGATCTTGGCGAACTCTGGCGACGCTTCGCCTCGGCTCAGGTTCGCGCCGCCGGCACGCTTTGCGGCAACATCGCAAACGGCTCGCCCATCGGCGACGCCGCGCCGGCGCTGATCGTGCTCGGGGCCGAAGTGACGCTAAGGAAGGGCGCGACGCGGCGCAGCCTGCCGCTTGAGGAATTCTTTATCGAATACGGAAAACAGGATCTCGCGCCCGGCGAATTCGTCGAAAGCGTCCTTGTTCCGCGCCCGGCCGATCCGATGGATATGCGCTGCTACAAGGTGTCGAAACGGTTCGACCAGGACATCACCGCGGTGCTGGCGGCGATCCATATGCGGCTGGCGGGCGGGTGTGTCGAACACGCGCGCATCGCCTTTGGCGGCATGGCGGGCACGCCGAAGCGGGCGCGGGCGGCGGAGGCGGCGCTGCTTGGCCGGGCGCTGGATGAAGCGGCGATCGAGGCTGCGGTCCGGGCGCTGGGCGCGGATTTCAGGCCGATGGACGATCATCGCGCCTCCGCCGCTTACCGGATGAAGGTCGCGGGAAATCTCCTCAGGAAATATCTTGTCGAGCGCGGCGCCGGCGACCAGCGGGTGACGGGGCGCGGTCGGGCGTCGCCCCTCGCGATGGCGTCGTCATGA